One Methanohalophilus mahii DSM 5219 genomic window carries:
- the eif1A gene encoding translation initiation factor eIF-1A: MAYNNYNKKKNKNKQQSEGAQFTKVRTPRKDKNEIVATVSRMLGGKRLDLQCMDGVVRMGRIPGSRKRRMRIREGDVVLAIPWDIQDSKADVVWKYRRQEVAWLQKKGYLK, encoded by the coding sequence CTGGCTTATAACAACTATAATAAAAAAAAGAATAAGAATAAACAACAGAGCGAGGGAGCACAATTTACTAAAGTCCGGACTCCGCGTAAGGACAAGAATGAAATTGTTGCTACAGTATCCAGAATGCTTGGAGGCAAAAGACTCGACCTTCAATGTATGGATGGCGTTGTAAGAATGGGAAGAATTCCCGGTTCCCGTAAAAGACGTATGAGAATACGGGAAGGTGATGTTGTTCTTGCAATACCGTGGGATATTCAGGATTCAAAAGCCGATGTCGTCTGGAAATACAGAAGACAGGAAGTTGCCTGGCTTCAGAAAAAAGGTTATCTGAAATGA
- a CDS encoding CDGSH iron-sulfur domain-containing protein, translating into MDKEDKTIIKVSKDGPYIVSNLNTLRNSKGVFIETMPTIVMCRCGGSGNKPFCDGTHMKNGFSGDKKEDRVPDKMDTYKGKAITIHDNRGVCSHMGHCTDNLPSVFRMGIEPWIDPDGADPEEIARIIRMCPSGALSYTMDGQLHKDYPHDSEVFVGKDRSYNVVGDIELEGPDGSKPETQDHYCLCRCGGSKNKPFCDGSHWHIEFEDEKN; encoded by the coding sequence ATGGATAAAGAAGACAAAACCATCATAAAAGTATCAAAAGACGGGCCATACATTGTAAGCAATCTCAATACCCTGCGTAATTCAAAAGGAGTATTCATTGAAACAATGCCCACCATTGTAATGTGCAGATGTGGAGGATCCGGAAACAAGCCTTTTTGTGATGGTACTCATATGAAGAACGGTTTTTCAGGGGATAAGAAAGAAGATCGCGTTCCTGACAAAATGGATACTTACAAAGGAAAAGCAATCACAATCCATGACAACCGCGGAGTATGTTCCCATATGGGCCACTGTACCGACAATTTGCCTTCGGTTTTCAGGATGGGCATTGAACCCTGGATCGACCCTGATGGCGCTGATCCGGAAGAAATCGCAAGAATTATCAGGATGTGCCCGTCCGGAGCATTGAGTTACACCATGGATGGACAATTGCACAAAGATTATCCGCATGATTCAGAAGTATTTGTCGGGAAGGACCGTTCCTATAATGTTGTGGGAGATATTGAACTTGAGGGTCCGGATGGTTCTAAGCCTGAAACCCAGGACCATTATTGCCTGTGCAGATGCGGTGGCTCCAAAAATAAACCATTCTGCGATGGCAGTCACTGGCACATTGAATTCGAGGATGAGAAAAACTGA
- a CDS encoding MarR family winged helix-turn-helix transcriptional regulator, whose translation MEIVDSPKKELAELKLEYDILSHKVLYDAIEKVFEDNSGPLPNLKNRGHAILILGREKEMMPSLAKFLNLKKSSVTSMIDSLEKEGLVKRTSDPTDRRKAWISLTSSGYKYMEVIEDCMEKIVDVMIKDLEDEEVEKMLESMRSVVNLERKILKSI comes from the coding sequence TTGGAAATTGTAGATTCCCCAAAGAAGGAACTGGCAGAATTGAAGTTGGAATATGATATTTTGTCTCATAAAGTCCTGTATGATGCTATAGAGAAAGTTTTTGAGGACAATTCAGGGCCGTTGCCAAATTTGAAGAACCGTGGTCATGCGATCCTGATACTCGGGCGGGAAAAAGAAATGATGCCTTCCCTTGCCAAGTTCCTTAACTTGAAAAAAAGCAGTGTTACCAGCATGATAGATTCTCTGGAGAAAGAAGGATTGGTCAAAAGAACATCAGATCCCACAGATAGGAGAAAGGCATGGATATCCCTGACTTCTTCCGGATACAAATATATGGAAGTTATTGAAGATTGTATGGAAAAAATTGTTGATGTTATGATTAAAGACCTTGAGGATGAAGAGGTTGAAAAAATGCTGGAAAGCATGCGTTCAGTAGTAAATCTTGAGCGTAAAATCTTGAAATCTATTTAA
- a CDS encoding KamA family radical SAM protein, translating into MSEEWKDQITNQINSLEKLEEIINLTESEREAIKTLDTHWGTTPYFASLMDKDDPECPIRKQVVPSLQESHNKYGMKDYLVWKENRATEEVRPDSIARQYKDRVAFTVFQECGIYCRHCFRKELVVSHDLKLDFNVDDGIEWIRQHPEVRDVLITGGDPLLLSDEKIEYIIESLRDIPHVEMIRIGSRLPIVLPHRITDNLKRILGGYHDVPIWLNTQCNHPKEITDKTKRAVYDLVSAGVNVGNQAVLLKGINDDVQTIRDLHQKLLTARIRPYYLFYCEPAPGIDHFRTPVEKGAELIRDGLRGHTTGLAQPMYVIATNVGKIPLMPDYYMVDKDEEKYVLRNHRGELTEIPNIPE; encoded by the coding sequence ATGAGTGAAGAATGGAAAGATCAAATTACCAATCAAATTAATTCTCTTGAAAAGCTCGAAGAAATAATCAACCTGACTGAATCTGAAAGGGAAGCCATAAAAACCCTTGATACACACTGGGGTACTACACCTTATTTTGCTTCCCTTATGGACAAGGATGATCCAGAGTGTCCAATCAGGAAACAGGTTGTCCCATCCCTTCAGGAATCACATAACAAGTATGGGATGAAGGATTACCTTGTCTGGAAAGAAAACAGGGCAACCGAAGAAGTACGGCCTGATAGTATAGCCAGGCAGTATAAGGACAGGGTTGCATTCACTGTTTTCCAGGAATGTGGTATCTATTGTCGCCATTGTTTCAGGAAAGAACTTGTTGTAAGCCATGATCTGAAACTGGACTTTAATGTGGATGATGGTATTGAATGGATTCGCCAGCATCCTGAGGTCCGGGACGTTCTGATTACGGGTGGGGACCCTCTCCTTTTATCGGATGAAAAGATTGAATATATTATTGAAAGCCTTCGGGATATTCCCCATGTTGAAATGATCCGTATTGGATCACGTTTGCCTATTGTTTTGCCTCACAGGATCACCGATAATCTGAAAAGGATACTTGGTGGGTATCATGATGTACCAATTTGGCTGAACACCCAGTGTAATCATCCCAAAGAAATTACTGATAAAACAAAACGGGCGGTCTATGACCTTGTATCTGCAGGTGTTAATGTAGGTAATCAGGCCGTATTGTTGAAAGGCATAAATGATGATGTGCAAACCATAAGGGATTTGCATCAGAAACTGCTGACTGCAAGAATCAGGCCGTATTATCTGTTCTACTGTGAACCTGCACCGGGTATCGATCATTTCCGTACTCCGGTAGAAAAAGGCGCTGAATTGATACGCGATGGTCTGCGCGGGCACACAACAGGACTTGCTCAGCCAATGTATGTAATTGCGACCAACGTTGGTAAAATTCCTTTGATGCCGGATTATTATATGGTAGATAAAGATGAGGAAAAATATGTTCTCAGGAATCATCGGGGTGAATTAACGGAAATCCCGAATATACCCGAGTAA
- the acnA gene encoding aconitate hydratase AcnA, which yields MDNNSVSFKARDTLDTMGKKSTIYRLDKLEENGLCKISSLPYSIRVLLENLVRNTDGKVVTEEDVKNLAGWKPGNIPKTDVPYIPSRVILQDFTGVPAVVDIAAIRSAMKRLGGNPEEINPVIPADLIIDHSVQVDCYGTSYARNCNEKHEFQRNGERYELLHWAQNAFDNFNVVPPGSGIIHQVNLEHLANVVHLREENGETVAYPDTLVGTDSHTTMINGLGVLGWGVGGIEAEAVMLGQPYYMPIPEVVGFELRGELKDGITATDLVLTVTQMLREHGVVGKFVEFYGPGYRKLSLPDRAILANMGPEYGATMGFCPVDEVTLDYMRMTGRSEEHVNMVRQYCKEQGLFAESDAPVPEYTSSLGLDMGTVQPSLAGPKRPQDRIVLSDMSAAFHKTMKDVFSLEKGSEDFENDPDYSRWLEEGGYNVVEKTHPDHSGIMKIKCEGEEVDLNHGSVTIASITSCTNTSNPSVLIGAGLVAKKAVERGLKVKPFVKTSLGPGSKAVMDYLEAAGLVPYLEALGFHLVGYGCLTCIGNSGPLHEAVVKEIEDRDLTVASVLSGNRNFEGRISPHVKANYLASPMLVVAFALAGTVDIDLTKEPIACDPNGEPVYLKDIWPANGEIEQYCGEYVQPEMFEKEYANVFQGTERWQELDAPEGLLYDWNNESTYIQEPPFFQDFPVDIENMEDIKDARALVVVDDSITTDHISPAGSIPADYPAGRYLMEHGVAENEFNSYGSRRGNHEVMMRGTFGNVRLKNKLVPGKEGSWTVYLPEAEEMPIYDAAMKYMENNIPLVVIAGKEYGTGSSRDWAAKGTQLLGVKAVIAQSYERIHRSNLVGMGVIPLQFREGENKESLGLEGDETYTIKGIPEMKPGGELEVVARHPDGNEVTFNVTVNLNSDIEVDYCKNGGILHKFLRDKAKGE from the coding sequence ATGGATAATAATTCAGTTTCTTTTAAAGCAAGAGATACTCTTGACACCATGGGTAAGAAGAGTACTATATACCGTCTGGATAAACTTGAGGAAAATGGCCTTTGCAAAATTTCTTCCCTTCCCTATTCTATCCGGGTATTACTGGAAAATCTAGTAAGGAATACAGATGGGAAAGTTGTAACTGAAGAGGACGTAAAAAACCTTGCAGGCTGGAAACCCGGCAATATACCAAAAACGGATGTCCCATACATCCCTTCAAGGGTAATCCTGCAGGATTTTACAGGCGTGCCCGCAGTTGTTGATATTGCCGCAATCAGGTCTGCAATGAAAAGACTTGGCGGAAATCCCGAGGAAATTAACCCCGTTATTCCTGCAGACCTTATTATAGATCACTCAGTACAGGTCGATTGCTATGGCACTTCCTATGCAAGAAACTGTAATGAGAAACATGAGTTCCAGAGAAACGGAGAACGTTATGAACTGCTGCATTGGGCTCAGAATGCCTTTGACAATTTCAACGTAGTACCTCCGGGAAGCGGCATAATCCACCAGGTAAACCTTGAACACCTGGCAAATGTAGTACATCTGCGGGAAGAAAACGGCGAAACTGTCGCCTATCCCGATACTCTTGTAGGAACCGATTCCCATACAACAATGATCAATGGCCTGGGTGTCCTGGGATGGGGCGTTGGTGGTATTGAGGCTGAAGCAGTTATGCTTGGACAACCTTACTATATGCCAATTCCTGAAGTTGTGGGTTTTGAATTGAGAGGAGAACTGAAAGATGGGATCACAGCCACAGATCTTGTACTCACAGTAACCCAGATGCTCAGGGAACACGGTGTTGTAGGTAAATTCGTGGAATTCTATGGTCCCGGTTACAGGAAACTTTCCCTGCCTGACAGGGCAATCCTTGCCAACATGGGTCCTGAATACGGCGCAACAATGGGATTTTGCCCTGTTGACGAAGTTACACTGGATTACATGCGCATGACCGGCCGCAGTGAAGAACATGTGAATATGGTTCGCCAATATTGCAAGGAACAGGGCCTGTTTGCAGAAAGTGATGCACCGGTTCCGGAATATACCTCATCTCTTGGACTTGACATGGGTACTGTACAGCCCTCCCTTGCAGGTCCGAAAAGGCCACAGGACCGGATTGTGCTAAGTGATATGTCCGCAGCTTTCCACAAGACAATGAAAGATGTATTCTCTCTGGAAAAGGGAAGTGAAGATTTCGAGAATGATCCGGATTACAGTCGCTGGCTTGAAGAGGGTGGTTATAACGTTGTGGAAAAAACACATCCCGACCACAGCGGGATCATGAAGATCAAATGTGAAGGAGAAGAGGTAGACTTAAACCACGGTTCCGTCACTATTGCTTCCATCACATCCTGTACCAATACCTCAAATCCGTCAGTTCTTATCGGTGCCGGACTTGTTGCGAAAAAGGCAGTTGAAAGAGGACTTAAGGTCAAACCATTCGTGAAAACCAGTCTTGGACCCGGATCAAAGGCAGTAATGGACTATCTGGAAGCAGCCGGCCTTGTACCTTACTTGGAAGCCCTGGGATTCCATCTTGTGGGCTACGGCTGTCTCACATGTATCGGGAACAGTGGACCCCTGCATGAAGCGGTAGTAAAGGAAATTGAGGACCGTGACCTGACCGTTGCATCGGTACTCAGCGGAAACAGGAATTTCGAAGGCAGGATCAGTCCCCATGTAAAAGCCAATTACCTAGCATCCCCTATGCTCGTTGTTGCCTTTGCTCTGGCAGGCACGGTGGATATTGACCTCACAAAAGAACCTATTGCATGCGACCCGAACGGTGAACCGGTCTACCTGAAGGATATCTGGCCTGCAAACGGTGAGATAGAACAGTATTGTGGTGAATATGTACAACCCGAAATGTTTGAAAAAGAATATGCCAATGTATTCCAGGGAACTGAACGGTGGCAGGAACTTGACGCTCCGGAAGGATTACTGTACGACTGGAACAACGAATCTACCTACATACAGGAACCTCCATTTTTCCAGGACTTCCCTGTTGATATCGAAAATATGGAAGATATAAAGGATGCAAGAGCACTTGTAGTTGTGGATGACAGCATTACCACCGACCATATATCTCCGGCAGGCTCGATTCCTGCTGACTATCCTGCAGGCAGGTACCTGATGGAACACGGTGTAGCGGAAAATGAATTCAATTCTTATGGATCCAGAAGGGGCAACCACGAAGTAATGATGCGTGGAACCTTCGGTAACGTGCGCCTGAAAAACAAACTTGTGCCTGGCAAGGAAGGTTCATGGACAGTGTACCTCCCTGAGGCAGAAGAGATGCCAATATATGATGCTGCCATGAAATACATGGAAAATAACATTCCACTGGTGGTAATCGCAGGCAAGGAATATGGAACAGGCAGCTCCCGTGACTGGGCGGCCAAGGGCACACAACTTCTCGGTGTAAAAGCCGTGATCGCACAGTCCTATGAAAGAATTCACCGCAGTAATCTTGTGGGAATGGGAGTAATCCCCCTGCAGTTCAGGGAAGGTGAAAATAAAGAAAGCCTGGGACTTGAAGGTGATGAAACCTACACCATCAAGGGCATCCCGGAAATGAAACCCGGCGGAGAACTCGAGGTTGTAGCCCGCCACCCGGATGGAAATGAAGTCACATTCAATGTAACTGTAAATCTCAATTCCGATATAGAGGTGGACTACTGCAAAAATGGTGGAATTCTGCACAAGTTCCTGAGGGACAAGGCAAAAGGGGAATAA
- a CDS encoding NAD(P)-dependent malic enzyme yields the protein MKHLTVKSCMETDDSLGEESLQLHEKHHGVLEVASKVHMDNTQDLSIAYTPGVAEPCKRIAENKDDVYKYTLKENTVAIITDGSAILGLGNIGASAGLPVMEGKAIIFKELAGINAFPICLDTQETEEIIKTVKNIAPVFGGINLEDISAPRCFEIEERLKKELSIPVTHDDQHGTAIVTIAGLLNSLKLTGKKINEIKVVISGAGAAGMAIAKKLLHTGVRPENLLVCDRHGIISKKRTEGMNPEKEKIAEFSNTEEIEGNIDDAVAGSDVFIGVSVPGILTEKMVASMNNDAIIFAMANPIPEIMPSKAFEAGARIVATGRSDCPNQINNCLGFPGIFKGALETRATQINLEMELAAANALAAIVEQDGIEENYIIPNPLDKRVVPAVAKAVADAAIKSGVARKK from the coding sequence TTGAAACATTTGACAGTAAAATCGTGCATGGAAACCGATGACTCACTGGGAGAAGAGTCTCTTCAATTACACGAAAAGCATCACGGTGTTCTTGAAGTGGCAAGCAAAGTGCATATGGACAATACCCAGGACTTAAGCATCGCCTATACTCCCGGTGTTGCCGAGCCCTGCAAGCGGATCGCTGAAAACAAAGATGATGTATATAAATATACACTGAAAGAGAACACTGTCGCAATCATAACAGACGGCTCAGCCATTCTGGGGCTGGGAAACATAGGTGCATCTGCAGGTTTACCTGTTATGGAAGGTAAAGCCATTATATTCAAGGAACTTGCAGGAATCAATGCATTCCCTATATGTCTTGATACCCAGGAAACCGAAGAAATTATTAAAACTGTCAAAAACATCGCCCCGGTTTTCGGAGGGATCAATCTCGAAGACATAAGTGCACCCCGCTGCTTTGAGATTGAAGAGCGGCTCAAAAAAGAATTGTCAATACCCGTGACACATGACGACCAGCATGGAACCGCAATAGTTACAATAGCAGGCCTACTGAATTCACTAAAACTTACAGGCAAAAAAATCAATGAGATAAAGGTGGTCATATCTGGCGCCGGTGCTGCAGGCATGGCCATTGCCAAAAAACTCCTTCATACAGGAGTGAGGCCTGAAAACCTGCTTGTATGTGACAGACATGGAATTATCAGCAAAAAACGTACAGAAGGGATGAATCCTGAAAAAGAGAAAATCGCTGAATTTTCAAATACTGAAGAAATAGAAGGGAATATTGATGACGCTGTAGCTGGATCTGATGTATTTATAGGTGTATCTGTTCCCGGAATCCTTACAGAAAAAATGGTCGCTTCCATGAACAATGACGCCATTATCTTTGCCATGGCGAATCCCATACCTGAAATCATGCCATCCAAGGCCTTTGAAGCAGGCGCCCGTATAGTGGCAACCGGAAGATCGGATTGTCCCAACCAGATCAATAATTGTCTGGGATTTCCGGGAATCTTCAAAGGTGCACTGGAAACCAGAGCCACACAGATAAACCTGGAGATGGAACTTGCAGCCGCTAATGCCCTTGCTGCAATTGTGGAGCAGGATGGCATTGAAGAAAATTACATAATACCCAATCCTCTTGACAAAAGAGTGGTACCTGCTGTGGCAAAGGCTGTTGCAGATGCGGCTATTAAGAGTGGTGTCGCCCGTAAAAAATGA
- a CDS encoding 4Fe-4S binding protein translates to MKNNGFLPQKLDNKFSMCTHLVGGCVEANQLRALTDAAEKYVAGHVHITSRQGAEIPFVDMDDVENITEDMEDAGIFGGATGQKVRGVVACQGITVCNHGLINCPELAARIDEIYFGTYASKKFKIAITGCPASCMKPQENDFGIMGVVRPEWIENNCVACGLCEKICKADAISIDNGQLDIDSNSCIFCGECISSCKKSAINGAESGYAIFVGGKVGRFPRSCDKPIEFTDENRLFSILEKTLAYYRKYGQDGERFGDLLDRRGFAEYRDTVL, encoded by the coding sequence TTGAAGAATAATGGTTTTCTGCCCCAGAAACTGGACAATAAATTTTCAATGTGTACACATCTTGTTGGCGGGTGTGTAGAGGCAAATCAGCTGCGTGCTCTGACAGATGCTGCAGAAAAATATGTGGCAGGGCATGTCCATATTACCTCGCGACAGGGTGCGGAGATTCCTTTTGTGGATATGGATGACGTTGAAAACATTACTGAAGATATGGAGGATGCAGGCATTTTTGGTGGTGCAACCGGCCAGAAAGTAAGAGGCGTAGTTGCCTGTCAGGGTATCACCGTCTGCAACCACGGTCTCATTAACTGTCCTGAACTGGCTGCAAGAATCGATGAGATATATTTTGGAACCTATGCTTCCAAAAAATTCAAGATTGCAATAACCGGCTGTCCTGCATCCTGCATGAAACCTCAGGAAAATGATTTCGGTATTATGGGAGTGGTACGACCTGAATGGATCGAAAACAATTGTGTGGCCTGTGGTCTTTGTGAAAAGATTTGTAAGGCCGACGCCATAAGCATTGATAACGGCCAGTTAGATATCGATAGTAACAGTTGCATATTTTGTGGAGAATGCATCTCGTCCTGCAAAAAATCTGCAATCAATGGTGCAGAATCCGGTTACGCTATATTTGTAGGAGGCAAGGTCGGGCGCTTCCCCCGCTCCTGTGACAAACCAATTGAATTTACAGATGAAAATCGCCTGTTCTCTATTCTCGAAAAAACGCTTGCCTATTACAGGAAATACGGACAGGATGGAGAACGTTTTGGTGACCTGCTTGACAGGCGGGGGTTTGCTGAATACAGAGATACAGTCCTTTAA
- a CDS encoding FKBP-type peptidyl-prolyl cis-trans isomerase, protein MSIKDGDTIKIDYKGTLDDGTVFDSSENHEEPLEFTVGAGQVIQGFDDAVRDMKEGEEKEFRLEPSEAYGEYNEGLSQPVPKDNIQSDIDVEVGMMLLVKTPDGQELPAKIVEVGDEEVILDMNHPLAGKALNFNIQVKEISS, encoded by the coding sequence TTGTCAATAAAAGATGGCGACACAATAAAGATCGATTATAAAGGTACTCTGGATGATGGCACAGTTTTCGACAGTTCCGAAAACCATGAGGAGCCTCTTGAATTTACTGTAGGGGCAGGTCAGGTTATCCAGGGATTTGACGATGCTGTCAGAGATATGAAAGAAGGTGAAGAAAAAGAGTTCAGACTTGAGCCTTCTGAAGCTTATGGTGAATACAATGAGGGTCTTTCCCAACCAGTACCTAAAGACAACATTCAGTCAGATATTGACGTTGAAGTTGGAATGATGTTGCTGGTAAAAACACCTGATGGCCAGGAGCTTCCTGCAAAGATTGTTGAAGTGGGCGATGAGGAAGTCATACTCGACATGAATCATCCTCTTGCAGGAAAGGCATTGAATTTTAATATACAGGTCAAAGAGATATCATCCTGA